The Chryseobacterium geocarposphaerae genome has a window encoding:
- a CDS encoding Ig-like domain-containing protein gives MRKFYFLFLMLSLVFSCKDESFVETGNENLNPQSNYNFGSTTQKDFQGVILDTNGTPIYGATVQIGTTSVATNYKGFFILKNASVQENFAHIKVTKAGFINASRVLVPSNGMNRVNIMMIPEKLTSTVSSGATSTVSLADGTKVKFDGSFKDANGNAYSGSVSVSLYHLAPSNTYLNELMPGSFLATSSNGSARIMETFGMLYVQLTGSAGQNLQIATGHTAEITMPIDASQSSTSPSTIPLWSYNENTGMWNEEGSVTKVGNTYVGTVSHFSWWNCDIQLPQATLKVTVKNNTGQPLANAKVTLKRNSQTYEVAGITDNNGVVTGIIPAGESLVLKVYDNCNSIVYTSTVTPVTAGNLYVLPDIVVTPSGTNYIIQGNLKTCTNADVTDGFVTLKVVNGTYFQYVSVPVSSTGMFSANIYSCNSGQQFVLEAFDTANMRSTGEINVTPTAATTNLGNITVCTGISEFIMYKFDNQSSKNLLPPIGAEYSSSTNAMVVTCYPPNSALGGFQMIVPNISGVGTYNTFNYLDVIGSGSSPNGIPSSGSTLTLQISNFGAIGQYIDFTINGTYTNSTGNHTLSVTGHVIRDN, from the coding sequence ATGAGGAAATTTTATTTTTTATTTTTAATGTTATCGTTGGTATTTTCATGTAAAGATGAGTCTTTCGTGGAAACGGGTAACGAAAATTTAAATCCCCAATCAAACTATAATTTTGGAAGTACAACACAAAAAGACTTTCAAGGTGTCATTTTAGATACAAATGGAACTCCTATTTATGGAGCAACAGTGCAAATTGGGACAACTTCGGTTGCGACTAATTACAAAGGTTTTTTTATCTTAAAAAATGCTTCTGTCCAAGAAAATTTTGCCCACATTAAAGTAACGAAAGCAGGTTTTATAAATGCTTCACGAGTTTTAGTTCCTTCTAATGGGATGAATCGTGTAAACATTATGATGATTCCGGAAAAGCTTACTTCTACGGTTTCTTCTGGAGCAACATCAACGGTTTCTCTTGCTGACGGCACAAAAGTAAAATTTGATGGTAGTTTTAAAGACGCCAACGGTAATGCTTATTCAGGAAGTGTAAGTGTTTCTCTTTATCATTTAGCGCCTTCTAATACCTATTTAAATGAATTAATGCCGGGTTCGTTTTTGGCAACGAGTTCAAACGGAAGTGCAAGAATAATGGAAACTTTTGGAATGTTGTACGTACAATTAACGGGAAGTGCAGGTCAAAATCTTCAAATTGCGACTGGACACACTGCTGAAATTACCATGCCGATAGATGCGTCACAGTCATCAACATCGCCTAGTACAATTCCTTTATGGTCTTACAACGAAAACACTGGAATGTGGAATGAAGAAGGTTCTGTAACAAAAGTTGGAAACACTTATGTAGGAACAGTAAGCCATTTTTCTTGGTGGAATTGCGATATACAGCTTCCTCAAGCAACATTAAAAGTTACAGTAAAAAACAATACAGGGCAACCTTTGGCTAATGCTAAAGTTACTCTTAAAAGAAATTCGCAAACCTACGAGGTTGCAGGTATTACAGACAATAATGGAGTAGTGACAGGTATTATCCCAGCTGGTGAAAGTTTAGTTTTAAAAGTGTATGATAACTGTAATTCGATTGTTTATACCTCTACTGTTACACCAGTTACGGCGGGTAATCTTTATGTCTTACCAGATATTGTGGTAACACCTTCGGGAACAAATTATATTATCCAAGGAAATCTTAAAACCTGTACAAATGCAGATGTAACAGATGGATTTGTAACACTAAAAGTTGTGAATGGAACATATTTTCAGTATGTTTCAGTGCCAGTGAGTAGTACCGGTATGTTCAGCGCCAATATTTATTCATGTAATTCAGGACAACAGTTTGTTTTAGAAGCTTTTGATACTGCAAACATGCGATCTACGGGAGAAATAAATGTTACACCAACAGCAGCAACAACTAATTTGGGAAATATAACAGTTTGTACTGGGATAAGTGAATTTATTATGTATAAATTTGATAATCAATCATCTAAAAATCTGCTACCTCCAATAGGCGCGGAATATTCTTCAAGTACAAATGCTATGGTGGTTACCTGTTATCCTCCAAATTCAGCATTAGGAGGCTTTCAAATGATAGTTCCAAATATATCGGGTGTGGGAACTTATAATACGTTCAATTATCTAGATGTGATAGGAAGTGGCTCGTCACCAAATGGAATCCCATCTTCTGGAAGTACTTTAACATTACAAATAAGTAATTTTGGAGCAATAGGGCAATATATTGATTTTACAATCAATGGAACCTACACCAATTCTACAGGAAATCATACGCTTTCTGTAACAGGACACGTTATCAGAGATAATTAA
- a CDS encoding ABC-F family ATP-binding cassette domain-containing protein yields MLTVSNLSLQFGKRVLFDEVNIMFTKGNCYGIIGANGAGKSTFLKILTGKQDPTTGHVSLEPGKRMSVLEQDHFAYDQYTVLEAVLRGNKKLFEIKEEMDALYAKEDFSDEDGIKAGELGVIYDEMGGWTAESDAQTMLSNVGITEDMHWQMMSELENKDKVKVLLAQALFGNPDVLILDEPTNDLDIDTISWLEDFLADYENTVIVVSHDRHFLDTVCTHIGDLDYAKLNLYTGNYSFWYQASQLATRQRAQANKKAEEKKKELQDFIARFSSNVAKAKQATARKKMIDKLNIDDIKPSSRRYPAIIFEMEREAGDQILDVKGLEKTKDGELLFSNIDLNLKKGDKVAVLSKNSLAITEFFEILAGNVEADKGSVAWGVTTTQSHMPLDNTNFFQEDLSLVDWLRQFTKNDEERHEEFVRGFLGRMLFSGDEALKSCKVLSGGEKMRCMFSRMMLQKANVLLLDEPTNHLDLESITTLNNSLSNFKGNILLASHDHEMLSTVCNRIIELTPNGIIDREMTYDEYLADKKVKELREKMYS; encoded by the coding sequence ATGTTAACAGTATCTAACTTATCTTTACAATTCGGGAAAAGAGTTCTTTTTGACGAGGTAAACATTATGTTTACGAAAGGAAACTGCTACGGGATTATCGGAGCAAATGGTGCAGGAAAGTCTACATTCCTTAAAATATTAACAGGAAAGCAGGACCCAACAACAGGACATGTATCTTTGGAACCTGGAAAAAGAATGTCTGTTCTTGAGCAGGATCACTTTGCTTATGACCAATACACGGTACTTGAAGCTGTTTTGAGAGGTAACAAGAAATTATTCGAGATAAAAGAAGAGATGGACGCGCTTTATGCGAAAGAGGACTTCTCTGATGAAGACGGAATTAAAGCCGGAGAACTAGGTGTGATTTATGATGAAATGGGTGGCTGGACTGCAGAATCTGATGCACAGACCATGCTTTCAAACGTAGGAATTACTGAAGATATGCACTGGCAAATGATGAGTGAGCTTGAAAACAAGGATAAAGTAAAAGTCCTATTAGCTCAGGCACTTTTCGGAAATCCGGATGTACTTATTTTGGACGAACCTACAAACGACCTTGACATCGATACGATTTCTTGGTTAGAAGATTTCCTGGCAGACTACGAAAACACAGTAATCGTTGTATCTCACGACCGTCACTTCTTAGACACAGTTTGTACGCACATCGGTGACTTGGATTATGCTAAACTTAACCTTTACACAGGTAACTACTCTTTCTGGTATCAGGCTTCTCAGTTAGCGACAAGACAAAGAGCTCAAGCCAACAAAAAAGCAGAAGAAAAGAAAAAAGAGCTTCAAGACTTCATCGCAAGATTTAGTTCGAACGTTGCAAAAGCTAAACAGGCAACTGCAAGAAAGAAAATGATCGATAAATTGAACATCGATGACATTAAGCCATCTTCAAGAAGATATCCGGCAATTATTTTCGAAATGGAAAGAGAAGCTGGAGATCAGATTTTGGATGTCAAAGGTCTTGAAAAAACAAAAGACGGAGAATTATTGTTCTCAAATATTGATTTAAACCTTAAAAAAGGTGATAAAGTAGCTGTTTTGTCTAAAAATTCATTGGCCATTACAGAATTCTTTGAAATTTTAGCAGGAAACGTTGAAGCAGACAAAGGAAGTGTTGCTTGGGGAGTTACCACTACTCAATCTCACATGCCTTTAGACAACACCAACTTCTTCCAGGAAGATTTAAGCCTGGTTGACTGGTTGAGACAATTCACGAAAAATGATGAGGAGCGTCACGAAGAATTTGTACGAGGATTCTTAGGAAGAATGCTTTTCTCTGGAGATGAAGCGTTGAAATCTTGTAAAGTACTTTCCGGGGGTGAAAAAATGAGATGTATGTTCAGCAGAATGATGCTTCAGAAAGCGAACGTTCTTTTATTAGACGAACCTACCAACCACTTAGACCTTGAAAGTATTACGACTTTGAACAATTCATTGTCTAACTTTAAAGGAAATATTTTATTAGCGTCTCATGACCACGAAATGCTTTCAACGGTCTGTAACAGAATCATCGAATTGACTCCAAACGGAATCATCGACAGAGAAATGACTTACGACGAATATCTTGCTGATAAAAAAGTAAAAGAATTGAGAGAAAAGATGTATTCTTAA
- a CDS encoding M48 family metallopeptidase yields MKKTVFCLMFIGAMHSVNAQKINLGKAAGVISNGAKALTFTNEDAIKLSKESVEWMDKNNKVAGPKDPYTIRLNKLFGKHKSQDGLNLNYKVYLVKDINAFACADGSVRVFSSLMDIMTDEELLAVIGHEIGHVKNQDTKDAMKSAYLKAAALDAASSASNTVATLNDGQIGKMANAFLDASHSKKQESEADTYSYNFMKTNKYNVVGAYTAFKKLALLSEGGATQTGFEKMFNSHPDSNKRAEAVKKRAEKDGLWKDPGTVSLPKTKLTK; encoded by the coding sequence ATGAAAAAAACTGTATTCTGCCTGATGTTCATTGGGGCAATGCACTCGGTTAATGCGCAAAAAATCAATTTAGGAAAAGCGGCAGGGGTTATTTCTAACGGAGCAAAAGCTCTTACTTTTACCAACGAGGATGCTATTAAATTATCCAAAGAATCTGTTGAATGGATGGATAAAAATAATAAAGTAGCAGGTCCGAAAGATCCTTATACAATCAGGCTAAATAAACTTTTCGGAAAGCATAAAAGTCAGGATGGTCTTAATCTGAATTATAAAGTTTATTTGGTAAAAGATATTAATGCTTTTGCGTGTGCAGACGGAAGTGTACGTGTATTTTCATCGTTAATGGATATTATGACGGATGAAGAGTTATTAGCTGTAATCGGTCATGAAATCGGCCATGTAAAAAATCAGGATACAAAAGATGCCATGAAATCTGCTTACTTAAAAGCGGCAGCTTTAGATGCTGCTTCTTCAGCTTCAAACACTGTGGCAACCCTGAATGACGGGCAGATCGGAAAAATGGCTAATGCTTTCCTTGATGCTTCTCACAGCAAAAAACAAGAATCCGAAGCAGATACATATTCCTACAATTTCATGAAAACGAATAAATATAATGTAGTAGGAGCTTACACGGCGTTTAAAAAATTGGCTTTGCTTTCTGAAGGTGGAGCGACGCAAACAGGATTTGAGAAAATGTTTAACTCTCACCCCGATAGCAATAAAAGAGCTGAAGCGGTAAAAAAGCGTGCTGAAAAAGATGGGCTTTGGAAAGATCCAGGAACAGTTTCTTTACCTAAAACTAAACTGACGAAATAG
- a CDS encoding DUF3817 domain-containing protein, which translates to MDFLEKIFAKYSQEQVIKWFRRICLAEALSWFFLFTAMIWIRVDPHGIIPIVYISTIGSIHGLFFTLYLIFLPSMRKIFAWDDEDFVFSLISAFFPFATIWIDKKLARFDRE; encoded by the coding sequence ATGGATTTTCTCGAAAAAATTTTCGCAAAATATAGCCAAGAACAAGTTATTAAATGGTTTAGACGAATTTGTTTAGCCGAAGCATTATCATGGTTCTTTCTTTTTACGGCCATGATCTGGATTCGTGTTGATCCGCATGGCATCATCCCCATTGTTTATATCAGTACTATAGGCAGTATTCATGGACTATTTTTTACATTGTACCTGATATTTTTACCTTCTATGAGAAAAATATTTGCTTGGGATGATGAAGATTTTGTATTTTCTTTAATCTCCGCTTTTTTTCCTTTTGCCACGATTTGGATTGATAAAAAATTGGCTCGTTTTGACAGAGAATAA
- the recJ gene encoding single-stranded-DNA-specific exonuclease RecJ, which produces MSQKWIYKPEPDEDIVDRLSSSLGFGTFESKLLVLRGIDNYQKAREFFKPNLNDIHNPFLMADMQKAVERIATAIENGEKILVYGDYDVDGTTAVALMYLYLSKIVEKKYLDYYIPDRNSEGYGISTEGIDFAKENGFSLIIALDCGIKALDMISYAQNLDIDFIICDHHLPGEEIPNAVAVLDPKRSDCRYPFKELSGCGVGFKLCQGLNTIYKIPETELFELTDLLAISIAADIVSMTGENRVLAKMGLKVLRKTRNLGLRLLIPEDKLSHFEISNIVFEIAPKINAAGRISHGKAAVELMVSDNLKHAHQIVSDIMNLNDERRELDMNSTLSALNQIIESQQQTKHSTIVYHPEWNKGVIGIVASRLIETYYKPTLVFTDGNNGEMVASARSVSDFDVHEALDMCSEYFLKFGGHHAAAGLSMEKDKFEAFKEKFEKVVSEKIKEHQKEPSISIDTEIQIEDINREFINFHRKLAPFGPHNMKPIFSMTNQKLSGYLKTMGKDNNHLKFYIRQESTNRNIECVGFKLGQFAEEFKNKSFDIAFTLEENHWKGNVTHYLNIKDVKFRDN; this is translated from the coding sequence ATGAGTCAAAAATGGATTTACAAGCCTGAACCGGATGAAGATATTGTAGACAGATTAAGTTCGTCACTTGGTTTTGGAACTTTTGAATCTAAGCTTCTCGTTTTGAGAGGTATTGACAATTATCAAAAGGCCCGAGAATTCTTCAAACCGAATCTTAACGACATTCACAATCCATTTTTAATGGCCGATATGCAAAAAGCTGTTGAGCGTATTGCTACCGCTATTGAAAATGGTGAAAAAATATTAGTATATGGTGATTACGACGTAGACGGAACTACGGCTGTAGCACTGATGTATCTTTACCTCAGCAAAATTGTTGAGAAAAAATATTTAGACTATTATATTCCCGACAGAAATTCTGAAGGATATGGAATTTCAACTGAAGGTATTGACTTTGCTAAAGAAAATGGTTTTTCTTTAATCATTGCTCTTGATTGTGGAATCAAAGCCTTGGATATGATAAGCTATGCTCAGAACCTGGATATTGATTTTATCATTTGTGATCACCACTTACCAGGAGAAGAAATTCCGAATGCTGTTGCTGTTCTAGATCCGAAAAGAAGCGACTGTCGTTATCCTTTCAAAGAACTTTCAGGTTGTGGAGTTGGTTTCAAACTTTGCCAAGGTTTGAATACTATCTATAAAATTCCCGAAACTGAGCTGTTTGAACTAACAGATTTGTTAGCGATTTCTATCGCTGCAGATATTGTTTCTATGACAGGTGAAAACCGGGTTTTAGCCAAAATGGGACTTAAAGTTTTACGCAAAACTAGAAACTTAGGTTTAAGATTGTTAATTCCTGAAGATAAATTATCTCACTTTGAAATTTCAAATATTGTTTTTGAAATTGCTCCTAAAATAAATGCTGCCGGAAGAATTTCTCATGGTAAGGCTGCTGTAGAGCTAATGGTGTCGGATAATTTAAAACATGCTCATCAGATAGTGAGCGATATCATGAACCTCAATGATGAAAGAAGAGAGCTTGATATGAACTCTACTCTTTCTGCACTTAATCAGATTATAGAATCTCAACAGCAGACAAAACACAGCACTATTGTTTATCATCCTGAATGGAACAAAGGGGTAATCGGAATTGTAGCTTCCCGACTGATCGAAACGTATTATAAGCCTACTCTGGTTTTTACTGACGGTAATAATGGGGAAATGGTAGCCTCCGCAAGATCCGTTTCAGATTTTGACGTACATGAGGCGCTGGATATGTGCTCAGAATATTTTTTAAAATTCGGAGGACATCATGCTGCAGCAGGCCTTTCGATGGAAAAAGATAAATTTGAAGCTTTCAAGGAAAAATTTGAAAAAGTAGTTTCAGAAAAAATCAAGGAGCATCAGAAAGAACCTTCTATCAGTATTGATACGGAAATTCAGATTGAAGATATCAACCGTGAATTCATCAATTTTCATAGGAAACTGGCTCCTTTCGGACCTCACAATATGAAACCTATATTTTCCATGACTAACCAGAAACTTTCCGGTTATCTAAAAACAATGGGAAAAGATAATAATCATCTTAAGTTTTACATCAGACAGGAATCTACTAACAGAAATATAGAGTGTGTAGGTTTTAAACTAGGGCAATTTGCTGAGGAATTTAAGAATAAAAGCTTTGATATTGCCTTTACATTAGAAGAAAACCACTGGAAAGGAAACGTGACTCATTATTTAAATATTAAAGACGTAAAGTTCAGAGATAATTAA
- the nadD gene encoding nicotinate (nicotinamide) nucleotide adenylyltransferase, with amino-acid sequence MKKVGLFFGSFNPIHIGHLILANYILENSDMNEVWFVVSPQNPFKDKKTLLNDHNRLDMVELALKNYPNIKASNVEFSLPKPSYTIDTLAYLNEKYPKYSFSLIMGEDNLKSLHKWKNADYLIKNYHIIVYPRVSEGEGEAKASAYQNHENISLIKAPIIEISATEIRNMIKENKNVRPMLPPEVFEYLDGSSFYK; translated from the coding sequence ATGAAAAAAGTTGGTCTTTTCTTTGGCTCTTTTAATCCTATTCACATCGGTCATCTGATTCTTGCCAATTATATTTTAGAGAATTCAGATATGAATGAAGTCTGGTTTGTGGTGAGCCCTCAAAATCCTTTTAAGGACAAAAAGACGCTGTTGAATGATCATAACAGGCTTGATATGGTAGAACTGGCTCTTAAAAACTATCCCAATATTAAAGCTTCGAATGTTGAGTTTTCTCTTCCAAAACCAAGCTATACGATCGATACTTTGGCCTATCTTAATGAAAAATACCCTAAGTATTCCTTCAGCCTGATTATGGGAGAAGATAATTTAAAGAGTCTTCACAAATGGAAAAATGCAGATTATCTGATCAAAAACTACCATATTATCGTATATCCAAGAGTTTCTGAAGGTGAAGGTGAAGCAAAAGCTTCAGCATATCAAAATCATGAAAATATATCTTTGATCAAAGCCCCTATTATAGAGATTTCTGCTACTGAAATCCGCAATATGATCAAAGAAAACAAAAATGTAAGACCGATGCTTCCGCCTGAAGTTTTTGAGTATCTGGATGGCAGTAGTTTTTATAAATAG
- the smpB gene encoding SsrA-binding protein SmpB, which yields MKIEKTVNIVNRRARFEYEILEEYEAGMVLTGTEIKSLRSSKASIAESFCQFIDRELYIINMMIDEYKLGTFYNHKTKRERKLLLHKKELQKLEKKLKDAGNTIIPLKLYINDKGKAKVLIALGRGKKLFDKRESIKDRENKRNLDRILKKS from the coding sequence ATGAAGATTGAAAAAACAGTCAATATAGTAAATAGAAGAGCTAGATTCGAGTATGAAATTCTTGAAGAATATGAAGCGGGAATGGTTTTAACAGGTACAGAAATAAAATCTTTACGCTCATCCAAAGCTTCCATCGCAGAATCGTTCTGTCAGTTTATTGACAGGGAATTATACATTATTAATATGATGATTGATGAGTATAAATTGGGAACTTTTTATAATCACAAAACAAAAAGGGAACGGAAATTGCTCTTGCACAAAAAAGAATTGCAAAAACTTGAGAAAAAGTTAAAGGATGCAGGAAATACAATAATTCCTTTAAAGTTATATATCAACGACAAGGGAAAAGCAAAGGTCTTAATTGCTTTAGGCAGAGGGAAAAAACTGTTTGATAAAAGGGAAAGCATAAAAGATAGAGAAAATAAACGAAACCTGGATAGAATATTAAAGAAAAGTTAA
- a CDS encoding OmpA family protein: MKNLKLGISALALTVASTVFAQTTNNPWLIGVGAHAENHLAQRGNFSNTFSANNLTKTMFNMNNFSITPPLSKLIVARNIGKGLVIDWQTSVGNVENKRFNMGKEFMLMTGLGFQAKAAGLLWNEESWFDPYLRVGANYLRHDYTSLTFPRTDANGVVATTDGNENGKANHFTVSTGAGVNFWVTKNFGLGVQGDYVSTPGDKANYANFWQASASLNFRFGNRDRDKDGILDKDDLCPDTPGLPEFQGCPDTDGDGIPDKDDQCPDVAGPVENNGCPWPDTDGDGIIDKDDACPTVAGPAENNGCPWPDTDGDGILDKDDACPTVPGVPEFNGCPPPKKPDIEVVNKTLKDILFDFNKATIRPESNGKLDTAAQIIKDAEETNFLVVGMTDAKGSAAYNLNLSRQRAAAVVAALEARGINPNTLKSIGIGSQEATVSAKASDAERQVDRKVIVRSISGAEWETYKKNDITVAKPAVKKAPAKKKKK; encoded by the coding sequence ATGAAAAATCTAAAATTAGGAATTTCAGCATTGGCGCTTACTGTTGCTTCTACTGTGTTCGCTCAGACGACCAACAATCCTTGGTTGATCGGAGTTGGTGCTCACGCGGAGAACCATTTGGCACAAAGAGGTAACTTCAGTAATACGTTCTCTGCTAATAATTTGACGAAGACAATGTTCAATATGAACAACTTCTCTATTACTCCACCATTGTCAAAGCTTATCGTAGCTAGAAACATTGGTAAAGGTTTAGTTATCGACTGGCAGACTTCTGTAGGAAATGTTGAGAACAAAAGATTTAACATGGGTAAAGAATTCATGTTGATGACAGGTCTTGGTTTCCAGGCTAAAGCAGCAGGTCTTTTATGGAATGAAGAATCTTGGTTCGATCCATATTTAAGAGTAGGTGCTAACTATTTAAGACATGACTATACTTCTCTTACTTTCCCAAGAACAGATGCTAATGGAGTAGTTGCAACAACTGATGGTAACGAGAATGGTAAAGCTAATCACTTTACAGTTTCTACAGGTGCAGGTGTTAATTTCTGGGTAACTAAAAACTTCGGTTTAGGAGTTCAGGGAGATTACGTTTCAACTCCTGGAGATAAAGCAAATTATGCTAACTTCTGGCAGGCTTCAGCATCTTTGAACTTTAGATTTGGTAACAGAGATAGAGATAAAGATGGTATCCTAGATAAAGATGATCTTTGCCCGGATACACCAGGTTTACCAGAATTCCAAGGATGTCCTGATACAGATGGTGATGGTATTCCAGACAAAGACGATCAGTGTCCTGATGTTGCTGGTCCGGTAGAAAATAACGGTTGTCCTTGGCCAGATACAGATGGTGATGGTATTATCGACAAAGATGATGCTTGTCCTACAGTAGCAGGTCCTGCTGAAAACAATGGTTGTCCTTGGCCAGATACAGATGGTGACGGTATCTTAGATAAAGATGATGCTTGTCCTACAGTTCCAGGTGTTCCTGAGTTCAACGGATGTCCTCCTCCAAAAAAACCAGACATTGAAGTAGTAAATAAAACATTAAAAGATATCTTGTTCGACTTCAATAAGGCTACTATCAGACCAGAATCTAATGGTAAGTTAGATACTGCTGCTCAAATTATTAAAGATGCAGAAGAAACTAATTTCTTAGTAGTAGGTATGACAGATGCTAAAGGTTCTGCTGCTTATAACTTGAACTTATCAAGACAAAGAGCTGCTGCTGTAGTTGCTGCTTTAGAGGCTAGAGGAATTAATCCTAACACTCTTAAGTCTATCGGTATCGGATCTCAAGAAGCTACTGTTTCTGCAAAAGCTTCTGATGCGGAAAGACAAGTTGATAGAAAAGTTATCGTAAGATCAATCTCAGGTGCTGAGTGGGAAACTTACAAGAAAAATGATATCACTGTAGCTAAACCAGCTGTTAAGAAAGCTCCAGCTAAGAAAAAGAAAAAATAA